From a region of the Salvelinus alpinus chromosome 2, SLU_Salpinus.1, whole genome shotgun sequence genome:
- the LOC139567566 gene encoding E3 ubiquitin-protein ligase TRIM35-like isoform X1 — MACKFPLPIEDLSCPVCCDIFRYPVIMSCSHSFCKACLQKFWEKSGSQKCPVCRRRSSRSEPPNNLSLKNLCEAFLKERSQRSSAGSEVLCSLHGEKLKLFCLTDEHAICLVCRDSRNHKGHNCIPIDEAAEDHKKEIQSALKPLQEKLKVFKEVKHTCGKTAQHIKTQAQHTEKQIKKAFEKLHQFLRDEEAARIAALKKEEVEKSWKVKKKIEELVKDMSCLSDTITAIEDKLRADDISFLQTYQATVKRAQCTLPDPQLVSGGLIDVAKHLGNLSYKVWEKMQGIVQYTPVILDPNTAHPYLILSEDLTSVRGGDRTLQLPDNPERFGYVCVRGSEGFNSATHSWDVEVGDSYFWFLGVAPDFVSNHDIWDDIWGVLYTCGGYVVMSPNEYVSKPHITVVQDPRRIRVQLDRNRRELTFSDPDSNTHLLTMPLLFTEPLVPVFRTYESKLKILPVKASVTVAQHS; from the exons ATGGCTTGCAAATTCCCTCTCCCCATTGAGGATTTATCCTGTCCTGTGTGCTGTGACATCTTCAGATATCCTGTCATCATGTCGTGTAGCCACAGCTTCTGTAAAGCCTGTCTGCAGAAATTCTGGGAAAAGAGTGGATCCCAAAAGTGTCCAGTCTGCAGGAGAAGATCCTCAAGGTCTGAGCCTCCTAATAACCTGTCTCTAAAGAACCTGTGTGAGGCCTTCTTAAAGGAAAGGAGTCAGAGATCCTCAGCAGGGTCTGAGGTGCTCTGCAGTCTGCATGGTGAGAAACTCAAGCTCTTCTGTCTGACGGATGAACACGCTATCTGTTTGGTGTGTCGTGATTCAAGGAATCACAAAGGTCATAACTGCATCCCCATAGATGAAGCTGCAGAAGATCATAAG AAGGAAATCCAGAGTGCACTGAAGCCATTGCAGGAGAAACTGAAGGTCTTTAAAGAAGTCAAGCATACCTGTGGTAAAACAGCACAGCATATCAAG ACCCAGGCCCAGCACACAGAGAAGCAGATTAAGAAAGCGTTTGAGAAGCTTCACCAGTTCCTACGAGATGAAGAGGCGGCCAGGATAGCTGCCCTGAAAAAGGAAGAGGTGGAAAAGAGTTGGAAGGtgaagaagaagattgaggaGTTGGTCAAAGATATGTCTTGCCTTTCAGACACTATCACAGCCATAGAGGACAAACTGAGAGCTGACGACATCTCATTCTTAcag ACCTACCAGGCCACAGTGAAAAG AGCCCAGTGCACACTGCCGGATCCACAGCTAGTCTCAGGAGGGCTGATAGACGTGGCCAAACACTTGGGCAATCTGTCCTACAAAGTCTGGGAGAAGATGCAGGGGATTGTTCAATACA CTCCTGTGATTCTGGACCCCAACACTGCCCACCCCTATCTCATCCTGTCTGAGGATCTGACCAGTGTGAGAGGTGGGGATAGAACACTGCAGCTTCCTGACAACCCAGAGAGGTTTGGCTATGTGTGCGTTAGGGGTTCTGAGGGTTTCAACTCAGCGACACACAGCTGGGACGTTGAGGTTGGGGACAGTTACTTTTGGTTTCTCGGTGTGGCCCCTGACTTTGTCAGTAATCATGATATATGGGATGACATCTGGGGTGTTTTGTATACTTGTGGTGGATACGTAGTAATGTCCCCAAATGAGTACGTCAGTAAGCCTCATATCACAGTGGTTCAGGATCCCCGGAGGATCAGAGTGCAGCTGGACAGGAACAGAAGAGAGCTGACGTTCTCTGACCCTGATAGTAACACACACCTACTTACAATGCCACTACTTTTCACTGAGCCACTCGTTCCAGTATTTCGTACATATGAAAGCAAGCTAAAGATCCTACCAGTGAAGGCCTCTGTAACAGTGGCACAGCACAGTTAA
- the LOC139567566 gene encoding E3 ubiquitin-protein ligase TRIM35-like isoform X2: MACKFPLPIEDLSCPVCCDIFRYPVIMSCSHSFCKACLQKFWEKSGSQKCPVCRRRSSRSEPPNNLSLKNLCEAFLKERSQRSSAGSEVLCSLHGEKLKLFCLTDEHAICLVCRDSRNHKGHNCIPIDEAAEDHKTQAQHTEKQIKKAFEKLHQFLRDEEAARIAALKKEEVEKSWKVKKKIEELVKDMSCLSDTITAIEDKLRADDISFLQTYQATVKRAQCTLPDPQLVSGGLIDVAKHLGNLSYKVWEKMQGIVQYTPVILDPNTAHPYLILSEDLTSVRGGDRTLQLPDNPERFGYVCVRGSEGFNSATHSWDVEVGDSYFWFLGVAPDFVSNHDIWDDIWGVLYTCGGYVVMSPNEYVSKPHITVVQDPRRIRVQLDRNRRELTFSDPDSNTHLLTMPLLFTEPLVPVFRTYESKLKILPVKASVTVAQHS; encoded by the exons ATGGCTTGCAAATTCCCTCTCCCCATTGAGGATTTATCCTGTCCTGTGTGCTGTGACATCTTCAGATATCCTGTCATCATGTCGTGTAGCCACAGCTTCTGTAAAGCCTGTCTGCAGAAATTCTGGGAAAAGAGTGGATCCCAAAAGTGTCCAGTCTGCAGGAGAAGATCCTCAAGGTCTGAGCCTCCTAATAACCTGTCTCTAAAGAACCTGTGTGAGGCCTTCTTAAAGGAAAGGAGTCAGAGATCCTCAGCAGGGTCTGAGGTGCTCTGCAGTCTGCATGGTGAGAAACTCAAGCTCTTCTGTCTGACGGATGAACACGCTATCTGTTTGGTGTGTCGTGATTCAAGGAATCACAAAGGTCATAACTGCATCCCCATAGATGAAGCTGCAGAAGATCATAAG ACCCAGGCCCAGCACACAGAGAAGCAGATTAAGAAAGCGTTTGAGAAGCTTCACCAGTTCCTACGAGATGAAGAGGCGGCCAGGATAGCTGCCCTGAAAAAGGAAGAGGTGGAAAAGAGTTGGAAGGtgaagaagaagattgaggaGTTGGTCAAAGATATGTCTTGCCTTTCAGACACTATCACAGCCATAGAGGACAAACTGAGAGCTGACGACATCTCATTCTTAcag ACCTACCAGGCCACAGTGAAAAG AGCCCAGTGCACACTGCCGGATCCACAGCTAGTCTCAGGAGGGCTGATAGACGTGGCCAAACACTTGGGCAATCTGTCCTACAAAGTCTGGGAGAAGATGCAGGGGATTGTTCAATACA CTCCTGTGATTCTGGACCCCAACACTGCCCACCCCTATCTCATCCTGTCTGAGGATCTGACCAGTGTGAGAGGTGGGGATAGAACACTGCAGCTTCCTGACAACCCAGAGAGGTTTGGCTATGTGTGCGTTAGGGGTTCTGAGGGTTTCAACTCAGCGACACACAGCTGGGACGTTGAGGTTGGGGACAGTTACTTTTGGTTTCTCGGTGTGGCCCCTGACTTTGTCAGTAATCATGATATATGGGATGACATCTGGGGTGTTTTGTATACTTGTGGTGGATACGTAGTAATGTCCCCAAATGAGTACGTCAGTAAGCCTCATATCACAGTGGTTCAGGATCCCCGGAGGATCAGAGTGCAGCTGGACAGGAACAGAAGAGAGCTGACGTTCTCTGACCCTGATAGTAACACACACCTACTTACAATGCCACTACTTTTCACTGAGCCACTCGTTCCAGTATTTCGTACATATGAAAGCAAGCTAAAGATCCTACCAGTGAAGGCCTCTGTAACAGTGGCACAGCACAGTTAA